Genomic segment of Oncorhynchus kisutch isolate 150728-3 unplaced genomic scaffold, Okis_V2 Okis03b-Okis08b_hom, whole genome shotgun sequence:
GTTCAACATTTATCAACTAGGCTACTTCATCCAACAACAGAAAAACATGTATATTTCACAATGATTAGGCCTCGTTCAACATTTATCAACTAGGCTACTTCATCCAACAACAGAAAAACATGTATATTTCACAATGATTAGGCCTCGTTCAACATTTATCAACTAGGCTACTTCATCCAACAACAGAAAAATATGACTATTTCATAATGTTTTGCACATAGTAACTATATTGATGTCataacagaataaaaatatacGTTGATTTTAAATTGTTCGAATGTTTTAACAAAGAGTTTTCTTGAACTTTCTGACAGGCATGGTAAATCTCCTGACACTCCCTTCAGGCCTTCGCTCATTGGTCATCTCAGATAACAGTCCGGGTAAAGACACGCCCACTGGAGCATCAGGCCTCTTTATATGCAGCCCAGAGTCCTGGTTACGATCACGCCGCCAAGGGCAACCTCAGACTTCAGCTGCTAAAACTACACTGCGCCCCTTTACAGTGTCGCTGCGCTTTACGGTGGAACACGTTTATTCGGAGTGTTGGATCAAAACGTGCGCACTACAAATATTAGTAAATAGAAGACAGCTGAAGTGATCTCCGCCTAATCTCTTGGGATtttggcagaacagaacagaagagtcACCATGGAGTTGCCGGATATTCCTTTCCCTATAACCTCTCCAGATGACTTCTACGACGACCCTTGCTTCAACACCAGCGACATGCATTTCTTTGAGGACCTGGACCCGAGACTCGTTCATGTGGGTCTCCTCAAGCCGGACGACCACCATCACAAAGAGGACGAGCACATCCGGGCACCGAGTGGGCACCACCAGGCTGGCAGGTGCCTCCTGTGGGCCTGCAAAGCCTGCAAGAGGAAGACCACCAATGCTGATCGCAGGAAAGCGGCTACCATGCGGGAAAGAAGGCGACTGAGCAAGGTGAACGACGCCTTCGAGACACTGAAGAGATGTACGTCTACTAACCCAAACCAGAGGCTGCCCAAAGTGGATATCCTGCGGAATGCCATCAGCTATATTGAGTCTCTCCAAGGCCTGCTTCGTGGGGCCGGTCAGGAGGGCAACTATTACCCGGTGATGGATCACTATAGCGGGGACTCGGATGCGTCCAGTCCCCGCTCCAACTGCTCAGACGGAATGGTGAGAAACTGAACTGTCAAGAATTACGCAAGAATTACGCATGAATATTTTTGATCATATACGAGTGTTTGGTTGACACAAACATTAGCTGTTTTCAGTTTACTTACCGATATCATTGCTCTCTTTTAGATGGATTTCAATGGTCAGTCTTGTCCACCAAGACGGAGAAACAAGTATGAAAGCACCTACTTCAACGAAGCACCAAATGGTAAGTGTTATTTCCAAGTAATCAACACTCATAAACAACAGCTTCAGAGCTACAGGTTACGACGACCAATTTGTCATAATTCCGGAGTCTGAAATGGAACACAA
This window contains:
- the LOC109876388 gene encoding myoblast determination protein 1 homolog 1, with product MELPDIPFPITSPDDFYDDPCFNTSDMHFFEDLDPRLVHVGLLKPDDHHHKEDEHIRAPSGHHQAGRCLLWACKACKRKTTNADRRKAATMRERRRLSKVNDAFETLKRCTSTNPNQRLPKVDILRNAISYIESLQGLLRGAGQEGNYYPVMDHYSGDSDASSPRSNCSDGMMDFNGQSCPPRRRNKYESTYFNEAPNDSRHKKNSVISSLDCLSNIVERITTDTSACPAVQDGSEGSSPCSPGDGSIASENGAPVPSPINCVPAFHDPNTIYQVL